One stretch of Zingiber officinale cultivar Zhangliang chromosome 6B, Zo_v1.1, whole genome shotgun sequence DNA includes these proteins:
- the LOC121993129 gene encoding homeobox-leucine zipper protein HOX6-like gives MESEERSATAEEGDCCGWMEMEEGKDGGDRRRKRFSQEQIKSLETMFETQTKLEPRQKLRLAGELGLEPRQVAIWFQNKRARWKAKQLEREYCKLKAEYDALLSNFDGLKKEKQLLLQQVQELTEMIEKAEEGSDRVGVKQEEHGLRAGGQRADSSLTSSEEPQFCFATNNWPSDQYLCSNPQWWEFWSLSE, from the exons ATGGAGAGCGAGGAGCGGTCGGCGACGGCGGAGGAAGGCGACTGCTGCGGCTGGATGGAGATGGAGGAGGGCAAGGACGGTGGCGACCGGCGGAGGAAGCGGTTCAGCCAGGAGCAGATCAAGTCGCTGGAGACCATGTTCGAGACGCAGACCAAGCTGGAGCCTCGACAGAAACTCCGTCTCGCCGGCGAGCTCGGCCTGGAGCCCCGGCAGGTGGCCATCTGGTTCCAGAACAAGCGCGCGCGGTGGAAGGCGAAGCAGCTCGAGCGGGAGTACTGCAAGCTCAAGGCCGAGTACGATGCGCTGCTCTCTAACTTCGACGGCCTCAAGAAGGAGAAGCAGCTCCTCCTCCAGCAG GTGCAGGAGCTAACAGAAATGATAGAGAAAGCAGAGGAAGGAAGCGACAGAGTCGGAGTGAAACAGGAAGAGCACGGCCTCCGCGCCGGCGGTCAACGGGCAGACTCCTCCTTGACTTCGTCGGAGGAGCCGCAGTTTTGCTTCGCCACCAACAACTGGCCTTCCGATCAGTACTTGTGCAGCAATCCACAGTGGTGGGAATTTTGGTCTCTCAGTGAATAA